DNA sequence from the Pseudomonadota bacterium genome:
GAGTAGACTCAAAGATAATCTTGCCATCAAGCCCAGCATACCGTATCCAATAAACCCCTCCACGTTTATAAATCCCTTTTGCCACGTTTACCACTCTCCTTTCTCGTTTTCGTTTTTATGCAATCTAACAGGATGCACATAGTTTTACTCGGTGATCTCACCCCCTTTTCTAAGTAATTGACATAAACCCTGGTTACACCAACGAGATCACCAAGGGCTTGTTGTGTTAGCCC
Encoded proteins:
- a CDS encoding helix-turn-helix transcriptional regulator codes for the protein MKKWTPEEIKNLRDSLGLTQQALGDLVGVTRVYVNYLEKGVRSPSKTMCILLDCIKTKTRKESGKRGKRDL